A single genomic interval of Lathyrus oleraceus cultivar Zhongwan6 chromosome 7, CAAS_Psat_ZW6_1.0, whole genome shotgun sequence harbors:
- the LOC127105865 gene encoding uncharacterized protein LOC127105865: MESEDNFSDTVIKTRSALTDMTNRPLKRQLSSISGDVGVENLLKKKCLNINRDDKGKNLCVELPLSGNNSSQEPSLPSAGTDDSNDSFVGFSQKSQGGSLNYDFLDRAFERDDDRENCALDNLGLPKCAGIAVEPSTVSGSKFPGLERCSGLKSHAGENSDAHVGGDASVELLKNCTCSFCSKAAYIWSDLHYQDVKGRLTALRKSQKEARLVVQKVSGINDTRTIINEQQGATDPSDLESTLMHQWKSLFVYMENILGHESRQLESSFEKLKDLRENCKNDLESTTNSSSGNH, translated from the exons ATGGAAAGCGAAGACAATTTCAGCGACACGGTTATCAAAACCCGCTCCGCTCTCACAGACATGACCAATCGCCCTTTGAAGAGGCAGCTTTCGTCGATTTCCGGCGACGTCGGAGTCGAGAATTTACTCAAAAAGAAATGCCTCAACATTAACAGAGATGATAAGGGGAAAAATCTCTGTGTCGAGTTACCCCTTTCCGGCAATAATTCGTCTCAAGAACCGAGCTTACCCAGTGCCGGAACTGATGATTCCAATGATAGTTTTGTTGGCTTTAGTCAGAAAAGTCAAGGAGGATCGCTCAATTACGATTTTCTAGATCGTGCTTTTGAACGTGATGATGATAGGGAGAATTGTGCTTTGGACAATTTGGGATTGCCCAAATGTGCAGGTATTGCGGTGGAGCCATCAACTGTGTCTGGTTCTAAGTTTCCAGGATTGGAACGGTGCTCGGGACTTAAAAGTCACGCTGGTGAGAATTCAGATGCACATGTTGGTGGTGATGCTAGTGTTGAACTTCTGAAAAATTGTACTTGTTCCTTTTGCTCCAAAG CTGCTTATATCTGGTCGGATCTTCATTACCAGGATGTCAAGGGAAGACTAACCG CTCTAAGGAAGAGTCAGAAGGAAGCAAGATTGGTTGTTCAAAAAGTTTCTGGAATAAATGATACTCGTACTATCATAAATGAGCAACAAGGCGCCACTGATCCATCCGATTTAGAATCAACCCTTATGCATCAGTGGAAATCTCTGTTTGTTTATATGGAAAACATACTGGGTCATGAAAGCAGGCAACTT GAATCAAGCTTTGAAAAACTAAAAGACTTGAGAGAGAACTGCAAGAATGATCTTGAGTCAACTACCAACAGCAGTTCGGGCAATCATTAG